From Bacillales bacterium, one genomic window encodes:
- a CDS encoding sigma 54-interacting transcriptional regulator codes for MKNVMIIGAGKQGTAFLNMFLESEKVDVTAVIDGDECSSGTALARKHGIPVYEHWKDVLLSNADVIIETTGDESVYRAVARRFEKTTVIPAFIVSSVSELVEEKENLIRRLKDQSYLQEVILNSTKDAMIAVDADERISLFNKSAERMTSLSRDKVIGQRISEVMPSTNLPRVLKSGKSEFHQEQMLENGRKIITTRIAMTDERGRTVGALAAFNDITEIVEMAEEVTNLKSIRTMLEAIIQSSEEAISVVDENGLGMMINPAYTRMTGLNSEDVVGKPATEDISEGESMHMQVLKTKRPVRGVHMKVGPRGRNVVVNVAPVIVDGEIKGSVGILHDVSEIQRLTDELNRAKQIIRTLEAKYTFDDIICASSTRMQQVVEQAKAAASTPVTILLRGESGTGKELFAHAIHNASDRKNGKFVRVNCAALSESLLESELFGYEEGAFSGARKGGKTGLFEEANGGSIFLDEIGELSPAIQAKLLRVLQENEIVRVGGTKPVSIDSRVIAATNVELDKRLKAGTFRKDLFYRLNRMPIQIPPLRERKEDLKWLCRHLLHKLNQEFGRNVEGLTEPALDYLHRYDWPGNVRELENVLGRAMIHMGFHARLLDREDIPLLGTSDYGRRRPPIEEREGQQSLSQLMSSFEKRIISETLHQQNHNKTKTAQALKISVRNLYYKMEKYGIE; via the coding sequence ATGAAGAATGTGATGATCATCGGCGCTGGCAAACAAGGAACGGCGTTTTTAAACATGTTCCTGGAAAGCGAGAAAGTCGACGTCACTGCCGTTATCGATGGCGATGAATGTTCGTCTGGGACTGCACTGGCACGGAAACACGGAATTCCCGTATATGAACACTGGAAGGATGTGCTGCTGTCAAACGCGGATGTCATCATTGAAACGACCGGGGACGAATCCGTTTATCGTGCTGTTGCCCGCCGGTTTGAAAAAACGACGGTGATTCCGGCGTTCATCGTTTCGAGCGTTTCTGAATTGGTTGAAGAAAAAGAAAACCTCATTCGGCGGCTGAAAGACCAATCGTATTTGCAAGAGGTTATTTTAAATTCAACGAAAGATGCCATGATTGCAGTCGATGCAGATGAACGGATTTCGCTGTTCAACAAAAGCGCCGAGAGAATGACGAGTTTGTCTCGAGATAAGGTGATCGGCCAACGAATTTCCGAAGTGATGCCGTCAACGAATTTGCCGCGAGTGCTGAAGTCGGGGAAGTCGGAATTCCATCAAGAGCAAATGCTTGAGAACGGCAGAAAAATCATCACGACGCGGATTGCGATGACGGATGAACGCGGACGTACCGTCGGTGCATTAGCCGCGTTCAACGACATTACCGAAATCGTCGAAATGGCAGAAGAAGTCACGAATTTGAAAAGCATCCGCACGATGTTGGAAGCGATCATTCAGTCTTCGGAAGAAGCGATTTCCGTCGTTGACGAAAACGGATTAGGAATGATGATTAATCCGGCTTATACGCGAATGACCGGACTAAATAGCGAAGATGTCGTAGGAAAGCCGGCAACGGAAGACATCTCCGAAGGCGAAAGCATGCACATGCAAGTATTGAAAACGAAACGACCGGTCCGCGGTGTACATATGAAAGTCGGGCCGAGAGGCAGGAACGTGGTCGTCAACGTAGCCCCGGTGATCGTGGACGGTGAAATCAAAGGAAGCGTCGGCATTTTGCATGACGTATCGGAAATTCAGCGATTGACGGACGAATTGAACCGCGCGAAACAAATCATTCGAACACTCGAGGCGAAGTATACGTTCGACGATATCATCTGTGCCTCGTCCACACGGATGCAACAGGTGGTCGAACAGGCAAAAGCTGCCGCGTCGACTCCTGTGACGATTTTGCTTCGTGGAGAGTCCGGTACAGGGAAAGAATTGTTTGCGCATGCGATTCATAATGCGAGCGATCGAAAAAACGGCAAATTTGTCCGGGTCAACTGTGCCGCCTTGTCCGAGTCGTTGTTGGAGAGCGAATTATTCGGCTACGAAGAAGGTGCGTTTTCCGGCGCTCGCAAAGGCGGAAAAACCGGGTTGTTCGAAGAAGCGAACGGCGGCAGTATTTTTTTGGATGAAATCGGCGAGCTGTCCCCGGCCATTCAAGCAAAATTGTTGCGGGTTTTGCAGGAAAACGAAATTGTCCGCGTCGGAGGAACGAAACCAGTCTCCATTGACTCGCGCGTGATCGCGGCGACAAATGTTGAATTGGACAAGCGCCTGAAGGCCGGCACGTTTCGTAAAGATTTATTTTACCGATTGAACCGCATGCCGATACAAATCCCGCCTTTGCGAGAAAGAAAAGAAGATCTTAAATGGTTATGCCGGCATTTGCTTCACAAATTGAACCAAGAGTTCGGTCGGAATGTGGAAGGGTTGACCGAACCCGCCTTGGACTACTTGCATCGTTACGATTGGCCGGGAAACGTCAGGGAACTCGAAAACGTGCTCGGACGCGCAATGATTCACATGGGTTTTCATGCCAGGCTGTTGGATCGCGAGGACATCCCTTTGCTTGGAACGTCCGATTACGGAAGGCGGCGCCCGCCAATCGAGGAAAGAGAAGGTCAACAATCCTTGTCGCAGCTCATGTCCTCTTTTGAAAAAAGAATCATTTCTGAAACGCTGCATCAACAAAACCACAATAAAACGAAAACGGCGCAAGCATTAAAAATATCCGTAAGAAACCTGTATTACAAGATGGAGAAGTACGGGATTGAATAA
- a CDS encoding DUF2627 domain-containing protein, with translation MRLIAWLILIIPGLLAGYGIKWMRDTFFNELSAIFPYLWVQFLCGSAAFLFGMSFIGGFLMFREKKKRQNRKKDG, from the coding sequence ATGCGTCTCATTGCCTGGCTGATCTTAATCATACCGGGCCTTTTGGCCGGTTACGGCATCAAGTGGATGCGCGATACGTTTTTCAACGAATTATCGGCGATTTTTCCTTATTTATGGGTGCAATTCTTGTGCGGCAGCGCAGCTTTTCTCTTTGGAATGAGCTTTATTGGAGGATTTTTAATGTTTCGGGAGAAAAAGAAACGCCAAAACCGCAAAAAGGACGGCTGA
- the spo0A gene encoding sporulation transcription factor Spo0A yields the protein MEKIKVCLVDDNQELVSIVDDFLSKQNDMEVVAKAYNGQECLNKMEETNPDVLVLDIIMPHLDGLGVLERLRDHPDMPQPKVIMLTAFGQEDVTKKAVSLGVSYFILKPFDMENLASNIRQVSGKPKPAVHRTSSITSVGGDKPLDLNASITSIIHEIGVPAHIKGYMYLREAISMVYNDIELLGSITKVLYPDIAKKYKTTSSRVERAIRHAIEVAWSRGNYDSISSLFGYTISMSKAKPTNSEFIAMVADKLRIEHKAG from the coding sequence GTGGAGAAAATTAAAGTATGTTTGGTCGACGACAATCAAGAACTGGTGAGCATTGTGGATGATTTCCTTTCGAAACAGAATGACATGGAGGTTGTGGCGAAAGCTTACAACGGGCAAGAATGTTTGAATAAGATGGAGGAAACAAATCCCGACGTTCTTGTTTTAGATATAATCATGCCTCATCTTGACGGGCTCGGCGTGCTTGAAAGGTTGCGGGATCATCCGGATATGCCGCAGCCGAAAGTTATCATGTTGACGGCGTTCGGACAAGAAGACGTCACGAAAAAAGCGGTCAGTCTCGGCGTATCGTATTTCATACTCAAACCGTTCGACATGGAGAATTTGGCCAGCAACATCCGCCAAGTGAGCGGAAAACCGAAACCTGCCGTACATAGAACCTCCAGCATCACGTCGGTCGGCGGCGACAAACCGCTCGATCTAAACGCAAGCATCACAAGCATCATTCATGAGATCGGCGTGCCGGCGCACATTAAAGGCTACATGTATTTGCGGGAAGCGATTTCGATGGTGTATAACGACATCGAACTGCTCGGATCGATCACGAAAGTGTTGTACCCTGATATCGCGAAAAAATACAAAACGACCTCGAGCCGGGTCGAGAGAGCCATTCGCCACGCCATCGAAGTGGCTTGGAGCAGAGGGAACTACGATTCGATTTCCTCCTTGTTTGGCTACACGATTTCAATGTCGAAAGCGAAGCCGACGAACAGCGAGTTCATCGCAATGGTAGCCGACAAGCTGAGAATCGAACATAAAGCGGGATAA
- the spoIVB gene encoding SpoIVB peptidase, translated as MKSEHIRRWIGFVLLAVLLGILFVKPVQQYFSLPNHVAVLKNETLQWLDSESLLSSSTHVSGESSIATVSDGKVKGENIGTTSLALSVGDFPIKKTNVHVLPDLKVIPGGQSIGVKLNTVGVLVVGYHLVTTKSGEHSPAENAGIKIGDMITKINGHPIHELEDVAPFVKEAGKNDESLTLTLLRGDKKINKKVTPLKDRHDDAYQIGLYIRDSAAGIGTLTFYDPKTMVYGALGHVISDIDTKKPVIVNKGKIVGSTVTSIDKGSHGKPGEKIAHLTRSEEILGSVRENSPFGIFGKLKHDPNVALTHKPIPIGLSREVKEGPAKIYTVVDGNEVEAFDIKIVNSVPQKFPSTKGLVIKVTDPELLKKTGGIVQGMSGSPIIQNGKLIGAVTHVFVNDPTSGYGVHIEWMLDEAGYTTARRKAS; from the coding sequence TTGAAGTCAGAGCATATACGACGTTGGATAGGGTTCGTTCTCCTTGCCGTACTGCTTGGAATTTTATTTGTTAAACCCGTTCAACAATATTTCAGCCTTCCGAATCATGTAGCCGTATTGAAGAATGAGACGTTGCAATGGCTTGATTCGGAATCGTTGTTGTCATCATCCACACACGTGTCAGGTGAATCGAGCATTGCAACCGTATCAGATGGAAAAGTTAAAGGCGAAAACATCGGCACCACAAGTTTGGCATTGTCCGTCGGCGACTTTCCGATCAAAAAGACGAACGTTCACGTTCTTCCCGACTTGAAAGTCATTCCCGGCGGTCAGTCGATCGGCGTGAAGCTGAATACGGTAGGCGTGCTCGTCGTCGGGTATCATTTGGTTACCACAAAGTCGGGAGAACATTCCCCTGCAGAGAACGCCGGTATCAAAATCGGCGACATGATCACGAAGATCAACGGACATCCCATCCATGAACTCGAAGATGTGGCCCCTTTCGTGAAAGAGGCAGGAAAGAACGATGAATCGTTAACCCTTACATTGCTGCGCGGAGACAAGAAAATCAACAAGAAAGTAACTCCGTTGAAGGATCGGCATGACGATGCTTATCAAATCGGTCTTTATATTCGTGATTCAGCAGCGGGCATCGGAACTTTGACGTTTTACGATCCAAAAACTATGGTTTACGGCGCTTTGGGTCATGTCATTTCCGATATCGATACGAAAAAGCCGGTCATCGTCAATAAGGGTAAAATCGTCGGCTCCACGGTCACGTCCATTGATAAAGGAAGTCATGGAAAACCTGGAGAGAAAATCGCACATTTGACGCGCAGCGAGGAAATTCTCGGCAGTGTGCGCGAAAACAGTCCGTTCGGCATTTTCGGGAAATTAAAGCACGATCCGAATGTCGCGTTGACGCATAAACCGATTCCGATCGGTTTGTCACGAGAAGTCAAAGAGGGACCGGCAAAGATCTATACTGTCGTCGACGGCAATGAAGTCGAAGCGTTCGACATCAAGATCGTCAACTCTGTTCCGCAAAAATTTCCTTCAACAAAAGGGCTCGTGATCAAAGTCACCGATCCCGAATTGTTAAAAAAAACCGGCGGAATCGTTCAAGGCATGAGCGGAAGTCCCATTATTCAAAACGGCAAACTCATCGGTGCCGTGACTCATGTGTTCGTGAATGATCCAACAAGCGGGTACGGTGTTCACATTGAATGGATGCTCGATGAAGCCGGTTATACGACGGCAAGACGAAAGGCAAGTTAA
- the recN gene encoding DNA repair protein RecN, whose product MLGELSIRHFGIIESVDLSFDKGMTVITGETGAGKSMIIDAIGLLIGGRGSAEFVRHGAEKAEIEGLFYIDNGHPCREELASLGLETDDEMIVLRREISKAGKSVCRINGKMVTLAALKQTGKKLIDIHGQHEHQDLLQSERHLSLLDNFGGTKVDETSEKYRERFESYVELRKRWKQLHENEKEAAQRIDLIRFQVEEIDEAALVPNEDEQLEEERAVLANYERVFAALKKSYESLNGEQRGLEWVGEAMQSLSQIANVNDDYRQMHERLADHYYLLEEMTFSIRDTFESLAYDPERLNELESRLHDLQKLKKKYGDSVNDILAYRRQAAAELDQLTNRDRQVEETKAALASIKEQLRVDAKRLTEARKETANRLIEAITNELAELQMAKTRFDVQFSERSDFARDGLDDVEFLISTNPGEPLKPLARVASGGELSRIMLALKSIFSKGEGITSIIFDEVDTGVSGRAAQAMAEKIHRLSAHSQVFCITHLPQVAAMADTHLFITKKESRDRTITSVESLNTEQQIDEIGRMISGAEMTELTKQHAKELLDLAGRLKSTV is encoded by the coding sequence TTGTTAGGAGAATTGTCGATTCGGCATTTCGGAATTATCGAATCCGTCGATCTTTCGTTCGACAAAGGAATGACGGTAATTACCGGTGAAACCGGAGCGGGAAAATCGATGATCATTGATGCGATCGGTTTGTTGATCGGCGGCCGTGGTTCGGCGGAATTTGTCAGGCACGGCGCAGAGAAGGCGGAAATTGAAGGTTTATTTTACATTGACAACGGACATCCGTGCCGCGAAGAATTGGCATCGCTCGGTTTAGAAACGGACGACGAGATGATTGTATTGCGTCGCGAAATTTCGAAGGCCGGCAAGTCGGTGTGCCGGATCAATGGAAAAATGGTTACGCTCGCTGCGCTGAAACAAACCGGCAAGAAGTTGATCGACATTCATGGACAGCACGAACACCAAGATTTGCTCCAAAGCGAACGGCATTTGTCGTTGCTCGACAACTTCGGCGGGACGAAAGTAGACGAGACGTCTGAAAAATACCGTGAACGATTCGAATCTTATGTCGAATTGCGCAAAAGATGGAAACAACTGCATGAAAATGAAAAAGAAGCGGCGCAGCGGATCGACTTGATCCGCTTTCAAGTCGAAGAGATCGACGAAGCGGCGCTCGTTCCAAATGAAGACGAACAACTGGAAGAGGAACGGGCGGTGCTTGCGAATTACGAGCGCGTTTTTGCCGCGCTGAAAAAATCGTACGAATCGTTGAATGGGGAGCAGCGGGGATTGGAATGGGTAGGAGAAGCGATGCAGTCGTTGTCCCAGATCGCCAACGTCAACGATGATTATCGGCAAATGCACGAACGGCTTGCCGATCATTATTATTTATTGGAAGAAATGACGTTTTCCATTCGTGATACGTTCGAATCGCTTGCATATGATCCGGAACGCTTGAATGAATTGGAATCGAGATTGCATGATCTTCAAAAACTTAAGAAAAAATACGGTGATTCTGTCAATGACATCTTGGCATACCGCCGCCAAGCTGCTGCCGAACTGGACCAATTAACGAACCGAGACCGGCAAGTGGAAGAAACGAAAGCGGCCTTGGCATCGATCAAAGAGCAATTGCGTGTCGACGCAAAGCGTTTAACCGAAGCCCGAAAGGAGACGGCCAACCGGTTAATCGAGGCGATCACGAACGAATTGGCTGAATTGCAAATGGCAAAAACAAGGTTTGACGTCCAATTTTCCGAACGTTCCGATTTTGCCCGCGACGGACTCGACGATGTGGAATTTCTCATTTCGACGAATCCGGGTGAACCGCTTAAGCCGCTGGCACGAGTGGCTTCCGGAGGAGAGTTGTCGCGGATCATGCTTGCGTTGAAAAGCATCTTTTCCAAAGGTGAGGGAATCACGTCGATCATCTTCGACGAAGTCGATACAGGTGTGAGCGGACGAGCCGCGCAAGCGATGGCTGAAAAGATTCACCGCCTTTCCGCTCATTCCCAAGTCTTTTGCATCACGCATTTGCCGCAAGTGGCAGCGATGGCGGACACGCATTTGTTTATTACGAAAAAGGAAAGCCGCGATCGGACGATTACATCGGTCGAATCCTTGAACACCGAACAGCAAATTGATGAAATCGGCCGGATGATTTCCGGAGCGGAAATGACGGAATTGACGAAACAACATGCAAAAGAATTACTTGATCTTGCGGGTCGGCTTAAATCGACCGTTTGA
- the argR gene encoding transcriptional regulator ArgR, with protein sequence MNKSQRHIKIMELIAQKEIETQDELVDTLRRQGYNVTQATVSRDIKELSLVKVPMQNGRYKYSLPSGQRTNPLSRLKRVLRDGFVRLDEAEQLIVVKTLPGNAHAIGDLLDDLDWDGLVGTLCGDDTILLICRSKQHAPEISERFLSLLQ encoded by the coding sequence ATGAACAAATCGCAAAGACATATCAAAATTATGGAACTGATTGCGCAAAAGGAGATCGAAACGCAGGACGAGCTTGTCGATACGTTGCGGCGGCAAGGATACAACGTTACGCAGGCAACGGTGTCCAGGGACATTAAAGAGCTTAGTCTCGTGAAAGTGCCGATGCAAAACGGCAGATATAAATACAGTTTGCCTTCCGGGCAAAGAACGAATCCGCTTTCGCGTTTGAAACGAGTGCTCAGAGACGGGTTTGTTCGTCTCGACGAAGCTGAGCAATTGATTGTCGTGAAAACGTTGCCCGGCAACGCACATGCAATCGGGGATTTGCTTGACGATCTCGATTGGGACGGGCTGGTCGGCACGCTGTGCGGGGACGATACGATTTTGCTCATCTGCCGTTCGAAACAACACGCCCCCGAAATTTCTGAACGCTTTTTAAGCTTGTTGCAATAA
- a CDS encoding TlyA family RNA methyltransferase — protein sequence MKKDKERIDVLLVETGLAESREKAKRAVMAGIVFAGNERVDKPGTKVDRTSPLEIKGETLRYVGRGGLKLEKALSVFNLDPKDKTVLDIGASTGGFTDCCLQHGAERVYALDVGYNQLAWKLRTDLRVIVMERTNFRYAEKQWFTQGLPDFATIDVSFISLKLILPPLAKILQLNGNVVALVKPQFEAGREQVGRKGIVKDARVHEMVVRNIVAFAEATGFAVQALSYSPITGGDGNIEFLLHLRLPPSAGENCMDDAHVRRVVEQAHREFSSSSSS from the coding sequence ATGAAAAAGGACAAAGAGAGAATTGATGTATTGTTGGTCGAAACGGGACTGGCTGAATCACGGGAAAAGGCGAAACGGGCGGTCATGGCAGGCATTGTGTTTGCAGGCAATGAACGCGTTGACAAGCCGGGGACGAAAGTGGATCGGACGAGCCCGCTTGAGATAAAAGGCGAAACCTTGCGGTATGTCGGCAGAGGCGGATTGAAGTTGGAGAAGGCCCTATCGGTATTCAATCTAGACCCGAAGGACAAGACGGTATTGGACATCGGCGCATCAACGGGCGGGTTTACCGATTGCTGTTTGCAGCACGGGGCTGAACGCGTCTATGCGCTGGATGTCGGTTATAATCAATTGGCATGGAAATTACGCACGGATCTTCGCGTGATTGTCATGGAAAGAACGAATTTCCGCTATGCGGAAAAACAATGGTTCACGCAAGGATTGCCGGACTTCGCGACGATCGATGTATCTTTTATTTCGTTAAAATTAATCTTGCCGCCGCTCGCGAAGATTTTGCAGCTGAACGGAAATGTCGTTGCCCTTGTGAAACCGCAATTTGAAGCCGGCAGGGAACAAGTCGGCCGCAAAGGCATCGTCAAGGATGCCCGCGTCCATGAGATGGTCGTCAGAAACATCGTTGCTTTTGCGGAAGCGACGGGATTCGCCGTCCAGGCTTTGTCGTATTCGCCGATAACCGGCGGCGACGGCAACATCGAATTTTTATTGCATTTGCGATTGCCGCCCTCTGCAGGGGAGAATTGCATGGATGATGCGCACGTCCGACGGGTCGTCGAGCAAGCACACCGCGAATTTTCTTCGTCCTCTTCCTCTTAA
- the dxs gene encoding 1-deoxy-D-xylulose-5-phosphate synthase, with protein sequence MNLESIHDPSFMKSYSSEDLEQLAAEIREFLIRKLSRTGGHLGPNLGVVELTLVLHKLFESPKDKFIWDVGHQSYVHKILTGRADKFDSLRQYKGLAGFPKRSESEHDHWETGHSSTSLSAAMGIAAARDLKGGNESVIAIIGDGALTGGMALEALNHIGHEQKDLIVVLNDNEMSIAPNVGALHNILGRLRTAGKYNRAKDEFETFLKKVPVGGRLASTAERLKDSLKYLFVTGMFFEELGYTYLGPVNGHSITDLTENLKYAKKMHGPKLVHVLTQKGKGYKPAESDTVGTWHGTGPYKIESGDLIKPVGAPPAYSQVVSEALRKLARKDERIVVLTPAMTVGSKLEAFRKEFPNRLFDVGIAEQHATTMAGGLAAEKMKPVLSIYSTFLQRGYDQLVHDVCRQKLNVVFAVDRSGLVGADGETHHGVFDIAFMRSLPNMVIAMGKDENELQHLISTAVHYDEGPIAVRLPRGNGIGVELDEHFHEIPIGTWEVVREGYDAAILSFGPMIQTAEKAAETLALEGCSVKIINARFLKPLDEAMLSGLADEHMPILTVEEGVLKGGFGTAVLEYFNEQGYDTSQIRRMGLPDRYIEHGSVGDLLNEVGLTVEGICKNIRSLVPGKKQQQA encoded by the coding sequence ATGAATCTTGAAAGCATTCATGATCCGTCGTTTATGAAATCTTATTCAAGCGAAGATCTTGAACAATTGGCAGCGGAAATCCGGGAATTTCTCATCCGAAAACTGTCGCGCACCGGCGGACATCTCGGGCCGAACCTTGGCGTCGTCGAACTGACGCTCGTCTTGCACAAATTGTTCGAAAGCCCGAAAGACAAATTCATTTGGGATGTCGGACACCAGTCATATGTGCACAAAATTTTGACCGGCCGTGCAGACAAGTTCGATTCGCTTCGGCAATACAAAGGGCTGGCTGGATTTCCGAAACGGTCCGAAAGCGAACATGATCATTGGGAAACGGGTCATAGCTCAACATCGCTCTCGGCAGCGATGGGGATTGCGGCTGCCCGCGATTTAAAAGGCGGCAACGAATCGGTCATCGCGATCATCGGCGACGGAGCATTGACCGGCGGTATGGCTCTTGAAGCATTGAATCACATTGGGCATGAGCAGAAAGATTTAATCGTCGTTCTCAACGATAATGAAATGTCGATCGCTCCAAATGTCGGGGCGCTTCACAACATACTCGGCCGTTTGCGTACGGCAGGGAAATACAATCGCGCCAAAGACGAATTTGAAACGTTTTTGAAAAAAGTTCCGGTCGGGGGCCGTCTCGCATCCACGGCTGAACGGTTGAAAGATTCGTTGAAATACTTGTTTGTGACCGGAATGTTTTTCGAAGAACTCGGCTATACGTATCTCGGTCCTGTGAATGGGCACAGCATCACCGATTTAACGGAAAACCTGAAATATGCGAAGAAAATGCACGGACCGAAACTCGTGCACGTTTTGACGCAAAAAGGGAAAGGGTACAAACCTGCTGAGTCCGACACCGTTGGAACATGGCACGGCACGGGACCGTACAAAATCGAATCCGGGGATTTGATCAAGCCGGTCGGGGCGCCGCCGGCCTACAGCCAAGTCGTCAGCGAAGCTTTGCGCAAGCTGGCGAGGAAAGACGAGCGCATTGTCGTTCTCACGCCGGCGATGACGGTAGGGTCGAAATTGGAAGCTTTTCGCAAGGAATTCCCCAACCGCCTTTTCGATGTCGGGATTGCCGAACAACATGCTACGACGATGGCCGGAGGTCTGGCCGCCGAAAAGATGAAACCGGTATTATCCATTTATTCGACGTTTTTGCAACGCGGGTACGATCAGCTTGTCCACGACGTATGCCGGCAAAAGCTGAACGTCGTTTTTGCCGTCGATCGGTCCGGTCTTGTTGGGGCAGATGGGGAGACGCATCATGGCGTGTTCGACATCGCCTTCATGCGTTCCTTGCCGAACATGGTAATTGCGATGGGGAAAGACGAAAACGAACTGCAGCATTTGATTTCGACTGCTGTGCATTACGATGAAGGACCGATCGCTGTACGACTGCCGCGCGGAAACGGGATCGGTGTTGAATTGGACGAGCATTTTCATGAAATTCCGATCGGCACTTGGGAAGTGGTGCGCGAAGGATACGATGCCGCGATTCTTTCGTTCGGACCGATGATCCAGACCGCCGAAAAAGCAGCGGAAACACTCGCATTGGAAGGCTGTTCCGTAAAAATCATCAATGCGCGTTTTCTGAAACCGTTGGATGAAGCGATGTTGTCCGGTTTGGCGGATGAGCACATGCCGATCCTTACGGTTGAAGAAGGCGTCTTGAAAGGCGGATTCGGTACGGCGGTGCTGGAATATTTCAATGAACAAGGGTACGATACGTCACAAATCCGGCGGATGGGCTTGCCGGACCGTTATATCGAGCACGGCAGCGTCGGCGATTTGTTAAATGAAGTCGGGTTGACCGTTGAAGGCATATGCAAGAACATTCGGAGTCTTGTACCCGGCAAAAAACAACAGCAGGCGTGA